A region from the Pseudomonas cucumis genome encodes:
- a CDS encoding LysE family translocator, giving the protein MEFNNGFLLSLSLCLDIGLANMAMITLVIQRGFSQGVWLGIGTCVGDLIYAILAMAGMAVLLQFEVVRWVLWIGGSAVLCYLSAKMLISTLRVQSETAEVETEGGISNLSLFSRGMFLAMSSPSAILWFAAVGGAIIARQGSDAVSAGLFLSGFFAAGVVWTMVLCTLAYQGGKMMGKKMLKFSQLASALIFAYFAVYVIYSGYAEFIVGRSTL; this is encoded by the coding sequence GTGGAGTTCAATAACGGATTTTTGTTAAGTCTGTCGCTCTGCCTGGACATAGGCCTCGCCAACATGGCAATGATCACGCTTGTCATTCAAAGAGGTTTTTCGCAGGGCGTCTGGCTTGGAATCGGAACCTGTGTGGGGGATTTGATCTACGCAATTTTGGCGATGGCAGGCATGGCGGTGTTGCTGCAGTTCGAGGTTGTCAGGTGGGTGCTTTGGATCGGAGGCTCAGCGGTATTGTGCTATCTGAGTGCGAAGATGCTTATCTCGACCCTGAGAGTGCAGTCAGAGACGGCTGAGGTAGAAACGGAAGGGGGCATCAGTAACCTTTCTCTATTTTCCCGTGGCATGTTCCTGGCCATGTCTTCCCCCAGTGCCATTTTGTGGTTCGCGGCAGTGGGGGGAGCCATTATCGCCCGCCAGGGGTCAGATGCTGTCAGCGCGGGGTTATTCCTTTCGGGCTTTTTCGCTGCGGGTGTGGTGTGGACGATGGTCCTTTGCACGCTGGCCTATCAAGGCGGAAAGATGATGGGTAAAAAGATGCTTAAATTTTCACAGTTGGCTTCCGCCCTAATCTTCGCCTACTTCGCCGTCTACGTCATTTATAGCGGCTATGCAGAGTTCATCGTTGGCCGCTCAACGCTATAG
- a CDS encoding GNAT family N-acetyltransferase, producing the protein MSSLKQGVPQQVLPRGVRESTDADLPAMMAIFNETADTGANSPVTRPMTLEEVTFYINLYKNDGLPVYVIERGGEVVGWLSINRFSWGTQACRNTGEAAIYVRADHYGRGVGVRLGQASVILARQYGLETVVSWIMGANTPSQHIVQAIGARLWARLPNIARFGETRADVLLFGLPLYEELSNPAPLVNQDA; encoded by the coding sequence ATGAGCAGCCTGAAGCAAGGGGTACCTCAGCAAGTCTTGCCACGTGGTGTACGCGAATCCACTGATGCGGATCTTCCCGCCATGATGGCGATCTTCAACGAGACGGCGGACACGGGGGCCAATTCCCCGGTGACCCGACCCATGACCCTGGAAGAGGTCACCTTTTATATCAACCTGTACAAGAACGACGGTTTGCCGGTGTATGTCATCGAGCGAGGTGGCGAAGTGGTCGGTTGGTTATCGATCAACCGGTTCAGTTGGGGGACCCAGGCGTGTCGCAACACGGGTGAAGCCGCCATTTATGTGCGCGCTGACCATTACGGTCGGGGAGTGGGGGTACGCTTGGGCCAGGCCTCGGTGATTCTGGCCAGGCAATATGGTCTGGAAACGGTAGTGTCATGGATCATGGGCGCGAACACGCCGAGCCAGCACATCGTTCAGGCCATCGGAGCACGTCTCTGGGCACGCCTGCCGAACATCGCCCGATTCGGTGAAACCCGTGCGGATGTTCTGCTCTTTGGCTTGCCGCTCTATGAAGAGCTCTCGAACCCGGCGCCACTGGTCAATCAAGACGCTTGA
- a CDS encoding helix-turn-helix domain-containing protein, producing the protein MTLVMEHVSNHSFAEFSKMYAAGTHYPKHTHEEYVISANLTGHERIWFDGKSQEVGPNQITLYNPLTIQSSEFCPTGTHFMSIHLDARQVRTVLAENDALGNRDQPIFHEGVITDSALLSAIREFEKAPQPDEQEERLVRLLIEMTRFQSKPDISIMPAKLSRLIEYMRENLQENISLEHLCREANISKFHLVRAFKKTTNLPPMQYFKQLKLIEGRRRLRKGETPLKIAMDLGFYDQGHFCNAFRKVMGVSPVRYTSML; encoded by the coding sequence ATGACACTCGTGATGGAACACGTATCGAATCACTCCTTTGCAGAGTTCTCGAAGATGTACGCCGCCGGGACCCACTACCCCAAGCATACTCATGAGGAATATGTGATTAGCGCCAATTTGACGGGCCATGAAAGGATCTGGTTCGATGGAAAGTCACAAGAAGTGGGGCCCAATCAGATTACGCTCTACAATCCCCTGACCATACAATCATCCGAGTTTTGTCCAACGGGCACTCACTTTATGAGCATTCATCTCGATGCCCGGCAGGTGCGAACTGTTTTGGCAGAAAACGATGCCTTGGGCAACCGGGACCAGCCGATCTTCCATGAAGGGGTCATTACCGATAGCGCGCTCTTGAGCGCCATCAGGGAATTCGAAAAAGCGCCGCAGCCCGACGAACAAGAGGAACGGCTCGTCCGCTTACTCATCGAGATGACGCGCTTTCAAAGCAAGCCTGATATTTCCATCATGCCAGCCAAGCTGTCTCGCCTGATCGAATACATGAGGGAAAATCTGCAGGAAAACATCAGCCTCGAACATCTTTGCCGCGAAGCCAACATTTCCAAGTTTCACTTGGTCAGAGCCTTCAAAAAGACAACGAATTTACCCCCGATGCAATACTTCAAGCAGTTGAAATTAATCGAGGGAAGACGGCGATTGCGCAAAGGGGAAACGCCTCTGAAGATTGCCATGGATCTCGGCTTTTATGACCAAGGCCACTTTTGCAATGCCTTTCGCAAGGTCATGGGCGTTTCCCCTGTCAGGTATACCTCGATGCTATAG
- a CDS encoding substrate-binding periplasmic protein, whose amino-acid sequence MSGSSRLSNAYTTALCRFCLAVSLLMACHAGGEPSPLELYIPDAPPLTLVDSSQGHGIVGEVVLTAIANAGYIAHIHVLPWARSQKHVSEKQDILITPLSRTPEREDRFTWIASVMPMERAFFSIDRPVSSFEQAKKTYRVIGVGLGSAQEEILRAQGFSDEQIHPLTIGDNPAQMLLKGRLDAWFNGVPESQYIWPKMSERKLFMSPVMSRAELYLACSKQCSAQLVQDLRKAVETLRDDGTLARIQQLYLPQ is encoded by the coding sequence ATGAGCGGGAGCTCACGGTTATCAAATGCCTATACAACGGCACTTTGCAGGTTTTGTCTGGCGGTATCGCTGCTGATGGCCTGCCACGCGGGTGGCGAGCCATCGCCGCTGGAACTGTACATCCCGGACGCGCCGCCACTGACGCTTGTCGATAGCTCCCAAGGCCACGGAATAGTCGGAGAAGTCGTTCTGACAGCCATTGCCAACGCCGGCTATATCGCTCATATCCATGTGCTTCCCTGGGCGAGGTCGCAGAAACACGTCAGCGAGAAGCAGGATATCCTGATCACCCCGTTATCACGCACGCCGGAACGTGAAGATCGCTTCACCTGGATCGCATCGGTCATGCCCATGGAGCGAGCCTTCTTCAGCATCGACCGGCCAGTGAGCAGCTTCGAACAAGCGAAAAAAACCTACCGGGTGATCGGCGTCGGCCTCGGTAGTGCGCAGGAGGAAATCCTCCGTGCACAAGGCTTCAGCGACGAGCAGATCCATCCGCTGACCATTGGCGACAACCCCGCACAGATGCTCTTGAAAGGTCGCCTTGATGCCTGGTTCAACGGTGTTCCCGAGAGTCAATACATCTGGCCGAAGATGTCTGAACGCAAGCTGTTCATGAGCCCGGTCATGAGCAGAGCAGAGCTCTATCTGGCCTGCTCGAAACAATGCTCCGCTCAACTGGTGCAAGACTTGCGCAAGGCGGTTGAAACGCTTCGCGATGATGGCACCCTGGCTCGCATACAACAGCTCTATTTGCCTCAATAA
- a CDS encoding CesT family type III secretion system chaperone: MSDLFYKTLLKDLSTTLDMQPLAFDDRGMCDLIVNGDYPLKLACNDPHQRLLLIGLLETPKGLPLQRLLGGALNPLVSAGPGLGWDAGSGLYFAYQSIAREKLSVAVLMREIATLCDWIKGWREARI, encoded by the coding sequence GTGAGTGACCTCTTCTACAAAACCTTGCTCAAAGATCTTTCCACCACCCTTGACATGCAGCCCTTGGCTTTCGATGACCGAGGGATGTGCGATCTGATCGTCAATGGCGACTATCCGCTGAAGCTGGCGTGCAATGACCCTCACCAGCGCCTGTTGCTGATCGGTCTGCTCGAAACGCCAAAAGGCCTGCCCCTGCAGCGCTTGCTCGGTGGCGCACTCAACCCCCTCGTCAGCGCCGGTCCCGGGCTCGGCTGGGACGCCGGCAGCGGTTTGTATTTTGCCTACCAAAGCATCGCCCGGGAAAAGCTCAGTGTAGCGGTCTTGATGCGCGAAATCGCGACGCTGTGCGACTGGATCAAAGGCTGGCGCGAGGCTCGTATATGA
- a CDS encoding RNA polymerase sigma factor — MELSSVQPDVMGSIHLDVGALARNSERKLRSFITQRVFNAADVDDLMQMTYLEALRNQHKFIGASKPETWLFGIAMNLVRNHFKCMYSQPPCSELEESGADNLEHGHDPSHVSDHQRILSRTLKAIGELSEDMRNVMNLVVETDISYQDAADSLGVPIGTVRSRLSRAREQLKASVFAGAVYS, encoded by the coding sequence ATGGAACTAAGCAGCGTTCAGCCTGACGTGATGGGCTCGATACATCTGGATGTTGGGGCGTTGGCAAGAAACAGTGAGCGCAAGTTGCGCAGCTTTATTACTCAACGGGTATTCAACGCAGCCGATGTCGATGATTTGATGCAAATGACTTATCTGGAAGCATTGCGTAACCAGCACAAGTTCATTGGGGCCTCGAAACCGGAAACCTGGTTGTTCGGCATTGCCATGAATCTGGTGCGCAACCACTTCAAATGCATGTACAGCCAGCCACCCTGCAGCGAACTGGAGGAGTCAGGTGCCGACAACCTTGAACACGGACATGACCCAAGCCACGTGAGTGATCATCAGCGCATCCTCAGCCGTACGCTGAAGGCCATCGGTGAATTGTCGGAAGACATGCGTAACGTCATGAATCTGGTGGTTGAAACCGATATCAGCTATCAGGATGCGGCGGACAGTCTAGGGGTCCCGATCGGTACCGTGCGTTCGCGCTTATCCCGTGCTCGCGAGCAGTTGAAGGCCAGCGTTTTTGCAGGAGCCGTATACTCATGA
- the fliB gene encoding flagellin lysine-N-methylase, which yields MGIQSIRTFRHVQQFTCLAERCEDNCCKGDWRIAVSDRSQDLYSRTYPELLNLIVKDDSGYQMSRAGGQCGALQGGRCQIHAQQGEQVLTDTCANYPRMYRRINGALVKSATMSCPEIARLGLFGDDPYQIVESHQDDFHLYGASNQAFPGMDSSQWRSVIGFLLQMALSTQMSTGQVLLRLHWIATRLAALPHACWTEELPLEAAEYEPPIASSEEIIADPLLIVLMNILNASGVPQALRQQILCASAIEPGETPVQAQWTLKLAYRNLYREKAHGTLEPILKRFIAAEMTRTGFPFISSTSAGLDYGVSLTEWANTLAIRTLTLRYLLLAHCDADTQQALDPQKTVDLVYRFCRAASHNAVTAAERTLRHAISERGASYLGALIAQIEV from the coding sequence ATGGGGATTCAGTCCATCAGGACTTTCAGGCATGTGCAGCAGTTCACATGCCTGGCCGAACGCTGCGAAGACAACTGCTGCAAAGGCGACTGGCGCATCGCGGTCAGCGATCGCAGTCAGGACTTGTACAGCCGAACCTACCCTGAACTCTTGAACCTGATCGTCAAAGACGATTCGGGCTATCAAATGAGCAGGGCTGGCGGTCAGTGTGGAGCGCTTCAGGGCGGACGTTGCCAGATCCATGCGCAGCAGGGCGAACAGGTACTCACCGATACCTGTGCCAATTACCCGCGCATGTATCGCCGGATCAATGGCGCGCTGGTGAAGTCTGCGACCATGAGCTGCCCGGAAATCGCACGTCTGGGGCTGTTTGGTGACGACCCTTACCAAATCGTTGAAAGCCACCAGGACGACTTCCACCTTTACGGGGCAAGCAACCAGGCGTTTCCTGGCATGGACTCGTCTCAATGGCGTTCAGTGATCGGCTTTCTTCTGCAAATGGCGCTGTCCACGCAAATGTCCACCGGACAGGTATTGCTGCGCCTGCATTGGATCGCCACCAGGCTGGCAGCGCTGCCCCATGCCTGTTGGACCGAAGAGTTACCACTTGAGGCGGCAGAATATGAGCCCCCAATAGCCAGCAGTGAGGAGATCATTGCAGACCCGTTGCTAATCGTGCTGATGAACATCCTGAATGCATCGGGTGTGCCGCAGGCCCTGCGGCAACAAATACTCTGCGCCTCGGCCATCGAGCCCGGGGAAACGCCGGTGCAGGCTCAATGGACGCTCAAGCTCGCCTATCGTAACCTTTACCGGGAAAAGGCTCACGGCACGCTCGAACCGATCCTGAAGCGTTTCATAGCTGCCGAAATGACTCGCACAGGTTTCCCGTTCATTTCCAGTACCAGTGCCGGGCTTGATTACGGCGTAAGCCTTACCGAATGGGCGAACACTCTGGCCATTCGGACCTTGACCTTGCGCTATTTGTTGCTTGCTCATTGTGATGCGGACACACAACAGGCACTAGACCCGCAAAAAACAGTCGATCTGGTTTATCGATTTTGCCGGGCGGCTAGCCATAACGCTGTCACGGCAGCCGAGAGGACTTTGCGTCATGCGATCAGCGAGAGGGGCGCATCGTATTTGGGCGCGCTGATCGCACAAATAGAGGTTTGA
- the sctW gene encoding type III secretion system gatekeeper subunit SctW, which produces MKIGAYNDTPAIPDFIPAPAPKVERVEVPRNPLLDSMEEIGMKFSESVERHSKRIDERHVQTSQAPNRLERIEKLTELYRLLDHPDQPSLEQQARRMQMLLQQQPSMQAMLALTQDDPARTDIVLQQTLRLATASGDDKEIADVQTAIEELRALHGDKIRAGLNTASAIALFSQDADQRKIIRQLYYKAIVGQQPLSILLESLFERFNEEQFPRVLRTLQRALADDIAAMAPSLPGAALRSMLRGLGASSQLSNMLQICRELLERLAQKNATGKMTTLQLARRIVRFCGNGFFARDLSSLTEETVGRDQRLQPIFLNGLLSLLQRLPLPVWKDNKTRQNCLRLMLGLMDEVSRHERKTLGLADGQGQPK; this is translated from the coding sequence ATGAAAATCGGCGCTTATAACGACACGCCTGCAATACCGGATTTCATTCCTGCGCCCGCCCCCAAGGTTGAACGCGTGGAGGTCCCCAGAAACCCGTTGCTGGACTCCATGGAAGAAATCGGTATGAAGTTCAGCGAGAGTGTCGAACGGCACTCCAAGCGTATCGACGAACGTCACGTCCAGACCTCACAGGCGCCGAACCGCCTGGAGAGAATCGAGAAGCTGACCGAGCTCTATCGACTGCTCGATCATCCGGACCAACCGAGCCTGGAACAGCAGGCTCGGCGCATGCAGATGCTGCTGCAACAGCAACCCTCGATGCAGGCGATGCTGGCACTGACTCAGGATGATCCGGCACGCACCGACATCGTTTTGCAGCAAACCCTGCGCCTGGCAACCGCCAGTGGCGACGATAAAGAAATCGCTGACGTACAGACGGCTATCGAAGAATTGCGAGCGTTGCACGGCGACAAGATTCGCGCCGGGCTGAACACCGCTAGCGCCATCGCTTTGTTCAGTCAGGACGCCGACCAGCGCAAGATCATTCGTCAGCTCTATTACAAAGCCATCGTCGGCCAGCAACCGCTGTCCATTCTGCTGGAGTCACTGTTTGAGCGCTTCAATGAAGAACAATTTCCCCGGGTGCTGCGCACCTTGCAACGGGCGCTGGCCGACGACATCGCGGCCATGGCGCCGTCATTGCCCGGCGCGGCGTTGCGTTCGATGTTGCGCGGCTTGGGCGCCTCCAGCCAGTTGAGCAATATGCTGCAAATCTGTCGCGAGCTGCTGGAGCGACTCGCGCAGAAGAACGCTACCGGCAAGATGACCACCCTGCAGTTGGCCCGGCGGATCGTGCGGTTCTGCGGCAATGGTTTCTTTGCCCGTGACCTTTCCTCCCTGACCGAAGAAACCGTCGGCCGCGATCAGCGCCTGCAACCGATTTTCCTCAATGGCTTGTTGTCATTGTTACAGCGTTTGCCCTTGCCGGTATGGAAAGACAACAAGACCCGGCAGAACTGCCTGCGGTTGATGCTGGGGTTGATGGACGAGGTATCCCGACATGAACGCAAAACACTTGGGCTTGCCGATGGACAGGGGCAGCCCAAGTGA
- the sctV gene encoding type III secretion system export apparatus subunit SctV: MNKLISWLNRLAISAMRRTEIVGAFMVMAIVFMMILPLPTGLVDVLIALNICISSLLIVLAMYLPRPLAFSTFPAVLLLTTMFRLALSIATTRLILLQQDAGHIVEAFGSFVVGGNLAVGLVIFLILTIVNFLVITKGSERVAEVAARFTLDAMPGKQMSIDSDLRGGLIDVREARQRREQLTKESQLFGAMDGAMKFVKGDAIAGLIIVFINLIGGFSIGVLQNGMEPADSMHLYSVLTIGDGLIAQIPALLISLTAGMIITRVAPDSQSLDLNIGREIAEQLTSQPKAWVISSVGMLGFAAIPGMPSLVFITISMLCLASGLIQLLRASHKNTQQANAGEERLKNPELNGREDIRRFNPSRAYLLRFHASHQGSREVEQLIQTIRQRRNTLVHRFGLTLPSFDIEFDEQQKTDEFLFSVYEVPLIRASFATQKLAVDYRLVNDDDGGEPGLPERDESQWFWFDPEHPVLLRDEVEGASCEALILERMNRAFQSTGPQFIGLQETKAIIGWLESEQPELAQELQRTLPLARFSAVLQRLSSELVSLRAVRLIAETLIEQGQHERDLSTLTDYVRIALKAQICHQHSESGVMHAWLVTPETEVLLRDALRQTQSESYFALEQELAGAFVEQLREAFPLRARPAPVLLVAQDLRSPMRSLLQDDFNHVPVLSFVELLSTVQVNVLGRIDLEEAQALMA, encoded by the coding sequence ATGAACAAGCTAATATCCTGGCTCAACCGACTGGCCATTTCGGCGATGCGCCGTACCGAAATCGTCGGCGCGTTCATGGTCATGGCCATCGTCTTCATGATGATTCTGCCCTTGCCCACCGGTCTGGTGGATGTGCTGATCGCGCTGAACATCTGCATCTCGTCCTTGCTGATTGTGCTGGCCATGTACTTGCCGCGGCCACTGGCGTTTTCGACGTTCCCGGCCGTGTTGCTGCTGACCACCATGTTTCGCCTGGCCCTGTCCATCGCCACCACGCGCCTGATCCTGCTGCAACAGGACGCCGGGCATATCGTCGAGGCATTCGGCAGCTTTGTGGTCGGCGGCAACCTGGCGGTCGGTCTGGTGATTTTCCTGATTCTGACCATCGTCAACTTCTTGGTTATCACCAAGGGTTCGGAGCGTGTGGCGGAAGTGGCTGCGCGCTTTACCCTGGACGCGATGCCCGGCAAACAAATGTCCATCGACAGTGACCTGCGCGGCGGGCTGATCGATGTCCGCGAGGCCCGCCAGCGACGCGAACAGTTGACCAAGGAGAGTCAATTGTTCGGGGCCATGGACGGTGCGATGAAATTCGTCAAGGGCGATGCCATCGCCGGCCTGATCATCGTGTTCATCAACCTGATTGGCGGCTTCTCGATCGGTGTGTTGCAGAACGGCATGGAGCCGGCGGATTCGATGCACCTGTATTCGGTGTTGACCATCGGTGACGGCTTGATCGCGCAAATCCCCGCCCTGCTGATTTCCCTGACCGCGGGCATGATCATCACCCGGGTGGCCCCCGACAGTCAGTCCCTGGACCTGAATATCGGCCGCGAAATCGCCGAGCAGTTGACCAGCCAACCCAAGGCCTGGGTCATTTCCTCGGTGGGGATGCTCGGCTTTGCGGCCATCCCCGGCATGCCCAGCCTGGTGTTCATCACCATCAGCATGCTGTGCCTGGCCAGTGGTTTGATCCAACTGTTGCGCGCCAGCCATAAAAACACCCAACAGGCCAACGCCGGAGAAGAGCGACTCAAGAACCCTGAGCTGAATGGCCGTGAAGACATCCGCCGTTTCAACCCGTCACGGGCCTATCTGCTGCGCTTCCACGCCAGTCATCAGGGTAGCCGCGAAGTCGAGCAATTGATCCAGACTATCCGCCAACGGCGCAACACCCTGGTTCATCGTTTTGGCCTGACCCTGCCCTCGTTCGACATTGAGTTCGACGAGCAGCAAAAAACCGACGAATTTCTGTTCAGCGTGTATGAAGTGCCGCTTATCCGCGCCAGTTTCGCCACGCAAAAACTGGCCGTGGATTATCGCCTGGTCAATGACGACGATGGCGGCGAACCCGGTTTGCCCGAGCGCGATGAAAGCCAATGGTTCTGGTTCGATCCTGAGCATCCCGTTCTGCTGCGCGATGAAGTCGAAGGGGCCAGTTGCGAGGCGTTGATTCTTGAACGGATGAACCGCGCGTTCCAGTCCACGGGGCCGCAATTTATCGGGTTGCAGGAAACCAAGGCGATTATCGGCTGGCTCGAAAGCGAGCAACCCGAACTCGCCCAGGAACTACAACGCACCCTGCCCCTGGCACGCTTCTCGGCGGTGCTGCAGCGGCTTTCGTCCGAGCTGGTTTCCCTGCGCGCGGTGCGCCTGATCGCTGAGACATTGATCGAGCAAGGCCAGCATGAACGCGATCTGAGCACCTTGACCGATTACGTGCGCATCGCCCTCAAGGCCCAGATCTGCCACCAGCATAGCGAAAGCGGGGTCATGCACGCCTGGCTGGTGACACCGGAAACCGAGGTGCTGCTACGCGACGCGCTGCGCCAGACCCAGAGCGAATCCTATTTCGCCCTCGAACAGGAACTGGCCGGCGCCTTCGTCGAGCAACTGCGCGAAGCCTTTCCATTGCGGGCCCGACCGGCGCCAGTGCTGCTGGTTGCCCAGGATTTGCGCAGCCCGATGCGCAGCCTGCTGCAGGATGATTTCAATCATGTTCCGGTCTTGTCCTTCGTCGAGCTGCTTTCGACGGTGCAGGTCAATGTCCTGGGACGCATCGACCTGGAAGAGGCGCAGGCCTTGATGGCCTGA
- a CDS encoding DNA topoisomerase IB, giving the protein MPDTALPDVLPSDLHYVDDSQPGITRKLLRGKFCYFDPAGQRITDPDEIKRINALAVPPAYIDVWICPDPRGHLQATGRDARGRKQYRYHPRWREVRDADKYSRLRDFGLALPKLRKQLETLLAAPGFSRDKVMATVITLLDATLIRVGNTQYARDNRSYGLTTLRNRHVEVNGSAILFQFRGKSGIEHQITVKDRRLARIIKRCLEIPGQNLFQYLDENGERHTISSSDVNAYLQTLTGADFTAKDYRTWAGSALALAVLRELQWESEADAKRHVVEMVKNVARQLGNTPAVCRKCYIHPAVVDGFMRGALSELPRSRGRKRLRAEEVALAVLLEKLIETAETP; this is encoded by the coding sequence ATGCCAGATACCGCGTTGCCCGATGTTCTGCCGTCCGACCTGCATTACGTCGATGACAGCCAGCCCGGCATTACCCGCAAGCTCCTGCGCGGCAAGTTTTGCTACTTCGACCCGGCGGGTCAGCGCATTACCGATCCGGATGAAATCAAACGCATCAACGCACTCGCGGTGCCGCCCGCCTACATCGATGTATGGATTTGCCCCGACCCGCGCGGCCATCTGCAAGCCACCGGCCGCGACGCTCGCGGCCGCAAGCAATACCGTTATCACCCGCGCTGGCGGGAAGTGCGCGATGCCGACAAATACTCGCGCTTGCGGGACTTCGGCCTGGCCCTGCCGAAACTGCGCAAACAGCTTGAAACTCTGTTGGCGGCGCCCGGCTTCAGCCGCGACAAGGTCATGGCCACGGTGATTACCTTGCTCGATGCGACGCTGATCCGGGTCGGCAACACGCAATACGCCCGGGACAATCGCTCCTATGGCCTGACGACCCTGCGCAACCGTCATGTCGAGGTCAACGGCAGTGCGATTCTGTTCCAGTTTCGTGGCAAGAGCGGCATCGAGCACCAGATCACCGTCAAAGACCGGCGACTGGCGCGGATCATCAAGCGTTGCCTGGAAATCCCCGGGCAAAACCTCTTTCAGTATCTGGACGAAAACGGCGAGCGGCATACCATCAGTTCCTCCGACGTCAACGCCTACTTGCAGACGCTGACCGGCGCCGATTTCACCGCCAAGGACTACCGCACCTGGGCCGGCAGTGCGCTGGCGTTGGCGGTGCTGCGCGAGTTGCAGTGGGAATCGGAAGCCGACGCGAAGCGGCATGTGGTGGAAATGGTCAAGAACGTCGCCCGGCAGCTGGGCAATACCCCGGCGGTTTGCCGCAAGTGCTACATCCACCCCGCAGTCGTCGATGGTTTCATGCGCGGCGCCTTATCCGAACTGCCGCGATCGAGGGGGCGCAAAAGGCTCAGGGCCGAAGAAGTCGCGTTGGCAGTGCTTCTGGAGAAGCTTATCGAGACGGCCGAAACACCGTGA
- a CDS encoding T3SS effector HopA1 family protein yields MNPVQSRFTSVEALKDSNVDVRALKAHGRIEVNGKHYEIRAAADGQISVLRPDKQAAVDKFFKSASHLLGGQSQSSRIAQTLNEKAAEAQPQVTRQLAGRLNLRQINLEQGQSSSATSRVAIKDGEIPDGKKTFASLLTWAKKAQKLKQPMRETIYELFKNDAPKTKPMAPDAQKAYMAGLKKLERTDGIELYPQGLDGMSKQYRLLGVYMDQHPRAGKDFYRIVPEPARRQAEGEDEGRLTIGVEPRYAGELAKAMTTLIKSENSILSGKIAGPEIFGQRTDSAILYVRSDYAGTQELGRKLKSMLPAQAFIDHTPASMQSAGKGLAYAETVQGDSTSHGLSRADIITTALSDRSSGSLEKKLKTTLAAKGYNPDNPAFRLTPAQ; encoded by the coding sequence ATGAACCCTGTGCAATCACGCTTCACCAGTGTCGAGGCGCTGAAAGATTCGAATGTCGATGTTCGGGCGCTCAAGGCCCATGGCCGGATCGAGGTCAACGGCAAGCACTATGAAATCCGTGCCGCGGCGGATGGCCAGATCAGTGTGCTACGCCCGGACAAGCAAGCCGCCGTGGACAAGTTCTTCAAAAGTGCCAGCCACCTCCTCGGTGGACAGAGCCAGAGCTCGCGGATTGCCCAGACGCTCAACGAGAAAGCGGCCGAGGCACAGCCGCAGGTTACGCGCCAACTGGCTGGACGCCTCAATCTGCGACAGATCAACCTGGAGCAAGGCCAGAGCAGCTCCGCGACGAGCCGTGTCGCGATCAAGGACGGCGAGATTCCCGACGGCAAGAAAACCTTTGCCAGCCTGCTCACCTGGGCGAAAAAAGCACAAAAGCTCAAACAACCCATGCGAGAGACTATTTACGAGCTTTTCAAGAACGACGCACCCAAGACCAAGCCGATGGCGCCCGACGCGCAGAAAGCCTACATGGCGGGGTTGAAAAAGCTTGAACGCACGGACGGGATCGAACTGTACCCCCAAGGGCTGGACGGCATGAGCAAGCAATACCGCCTCCTCGGTGTCTATATGGACCAGCATCCTCGTGCAGGCAAGGACTTCTACCGAATCGTGCCTGAACCCGCACGTCGCCAAGCGGAGGGCGAAGACGAAGGACGGCTGACCATCGGTGTCGAACCGCGTTATGCTGGCGAATTGGCAAAGGCCATGACAACACTGATCAAGAGTGAGAACAGCATCCTCAGTGGAAAAATAGCCGGCCCCGAAATATTCGGCCAAAGAACCGATTCCGCCATTCTCTATGTCCGCAGCGATTACGCCGGGACCCAGGAGTTGGGCCGTAAACTAAAGAGCATGTTGCCAGCGCAGGCCTTCATCGACCATACCCCCGCCAGCATGCAGTCAGCGGGCAAAGGCCTGGCCTATGCCGAAACGGTCCAGGGTGACTCGACCAGTCATGGCCTGTCACGAGCCGACATCATCACAACAGCGCTGAGCGATCGCAGCAGTGGCTCGCTGGAGAAAAAGCTGAAAACCACGCTCGCCGCGAAAGGGTATAACCCGGACAACCCGGCTTTCAGGCTGACACCTGCGCAGTGA